Proteins encoded in a region of the Flammeovirga yaeyamensis genome:
- a CDS encoding DUF445 family protein: MISELFLKIISGAVVGYTTNDLALRMLFEKVLGIPSIVEQTKDTFIKNISQLVESEIIRHDNISEEVKKDKFREAFLIMLTEFIENQLRNEFSEDDRLKDIPAIDESIDKLILVLNDHLSDVIRKALEGVLPELKIADFTSQQQIGVISESIYDIAVDTLHNHHFLEILSNDIWQEFKREKVSDVFSPIIFDSVSNYTGHFFDELHDSLKDGELPIDIFLKRFLDNIEANQLIFDLSESVSKKKLSEILGSGDHQKIANEVHNVLSKEFSNTSENAPFRRLIAIFIEVLKQEETTIFQILPPAISDSFEKFIRKNIPILMDAVIEWIQENREEINHLVDQSFEENSSSIGKWLAKLFTSSVAEQFKAVDEIIAIASEHKSEENKQKFAQEGTEYIVQYLKRHSIGSLLQKFNQDKLTEGLHQLIISVIDDRLLGKGADSMSMILERKVGQIWSADRQKNDLLQLTQYLIDEKLVRDFLYQRKSTDKGKAIVVDRIDRIKNQPLYTIFSDQTISKFGQKVQNYSYKTLKNEKKSLLPNLEKSVWKEVKHKHFSDYFGASQIQRITPKLKKLGTKFLRKFSHQAKERPIYDLIGVVEKIASLPLKLTNAIFGYIDRNINRLMQGQVSKIVEKNLHNKHQQLPEMVKGFMGSNMKPITYFGAILGAIAGGITAFVHFGDNPTFMALGIAAVYGITGLGTNWIAIKMIFRPYRPKYLFGLQLPFTPSVISSNQSKFAQNMGDFVGQQLLNEESIGSDIEEKLASLKTSIFNTFVESDYKTVDTLLDTEKKNISKKISKLIAQELFAHRYDYAKKAITVLDKEIDDLTDIDIITLENTLTNLSQKEIVYTTLSNYLTARVIRLLKDDLMLMDALPDKFIEQIFEGVREILNRQIYKTNQWIQNDQLFDELKIIFRDKLMNYRSKTLDDIALFSENKEKIKYKVWDFMNDSIHNSEFQEKVFRLIEREIHKYSEKDLPIRDLFGGRPYALLQEQSIEMIDQLMEKIIGRIRKNDEEYANKVYNKARNKQPLAVLYEGIIKKTTKDLVNNKIPELLIKGLPDITQKVQNKISIIAKETKVKELEISIQNEALKDTVKSLVKNQRLTTSIQYVLNRIVDEVFKTKIEDILNVGDVTEGELYDSLSRNLAPEIEIVRKHLDVQLSDNQKTALIVNDLLVMIIDIFNKIVLTKKVKDIFEGVDEHNLELGIQDTFNLLLNSRSFQKLTSQLASTLAQDIGSKGMHQIFDKQQLLHDLERGIYHSLENHKIQEQIRDITGGLSHIILDNFNHSLKRETKDYLLNKMLDGLMKSAIPHSSKLIQKIDFKGIVVKEINMMDPQKIEELFYGFAGMYFNRLIIYGFILGLPIGAMLDFGLIQLVSFLLKD, translated from the coding sequence ATGATCAGTGAATTATTTCTGAAAATTATCTCAGGTGCTGTGGTTGGTTATACTACCAACGACTTAGCGTTAAGAATGCTTTTCGAAAAAGTATTGGGTATTCCAAGTATTGTGGAACAGACAAAAGATACTTTTATAAAGAATATCTCTCAGTTGGTAGAATCTGAGATTATTCGTCATGATAATATTAGCGAAGAGGTAAAAAAAGATAAATTTCGAGAAGCTTTTCTGATCATGTTGACTGAATTTATCGAAAATCAGTTAAGAAATGAATTTTCTGAAGACGATAGACTCAAAGACATCCCTGCCATAGATGAATCAATTGATAAACTAATTCTTGTTCTAAACGATCATTTAAGTGATGTCATTAGAAAAGCCTTAGAAGGGGTTTTACCAGAATTAAAAATAGCCGACTTTACCTCTCAACAACAAATTGGAGTAATTAGTGAATCTATTTATGATATTGCTGTAGACACTCTCCATAATCATCATTTTCTCGAAATTTTAAGTAATGATATCTGGCAGGAGTTCAAAAGAGAAAAAGTTTCTGATGTCTTCTCTCCTATAATTTTTGATAGTGTTTCAAATTATACAGGACATTTTTTTGATGAACTACACGATTCATTAAAAGACGGAGAGTTACCCATAGATATATTCCTAAAGAGATTTCTTGATAACATTGAGGCCAATCAATTGATTTTTGACCTCAGCGAAAGTGTATCCAAAAAGAAGTTATCTGAAATACTTGGTTCAGGTGATCATCAAAAAATAGCTAACGAAGTACATAATGTACTATCTAAGGAATTCAGTAATACAAGTGAAAACGCTCCTTTTCGCCGATTGATCGCTATTTTCATAGAAGTTCTAAAGCAAGAAGAAACCACCATTTTCCAGATCCTCCCTCCTGCTATCAGTGATAGTTTCGAAAAATTCATCCGTAAGAATATCCCTATTCTAATGGATGCCGTCATCGAATGGATTCAAGAAAATAGAGAAGAAATAAATCATTTAGTCGATCAGTCTTTCGAAGAAAATTCATCTTCTATAGGAAAATGGCTGGCTAAATTATTTACAAGTTCTGTGGCCGAACAATTTAAAGCGGTAGATGAAATTATTGCTATTGCTAGCGAACATAAATCGGAGGAGAACAAACAAAAGTTTGCACAAGAAGGTACGGAATACATTGTTCAATATCTGAAGCGACATAGTATTGGAAGCTTACTTCAAAAATTTAATCAGGATAAATTAACTGAGGGGTTACATCAGTTAATTATTTCTGTGATTGATGACCGACTATTAGGTAAAGGGGCTGACTCTATGTCTATGATATTAGAGCGAAAGGTGGGGCAAATTTGGTCAGCTGATCGTCAGAAAAATGACTTATTACAACTGACGCAATACCTTATTGATGAAAAATTAGTAAGGGACTTTCTCTATCAGAGGAAATCAACTGATAAAGGAAAGGCTATTGTAGTGGATCGTATTGATCGTATTAAAAATCAGCCTTTATATACCATATTTTCTGATCAAACCATATCAAAGTTTGGCCAGAAAGTACAGAACTACTCTTACAAAACTCTTAAAAACGAGAAGAAATCCTTGCTTCCAAATTTGGAGAAATCTGTTTGGAAGGAAGTTAAACATAAACATTTTTCAGATTATTTTGGGGCTTCTCAAATACAGAGAATCACACCTAAATTAAAAAAGCTAGGGACAAAGTTTTTGAGAAAATTTAGCCACCAAGCTAAAGAAAGACCTATATATGATCTGATTGGAGTTGTTGAAAAAATAGCTTCCCTTCCCTTAAAACTGACCAATGCTATTTTTGGGTATATCGATAGAAATATCAATCGATTAATGCAAGGGCAAGTGAGTAAGATTGTTGAAAAGAACCTTCATAACAAGCACCAACAACTTCCTGAAATGGTCAAAGGTTTTATGGGTAGTAATATGAAACCCATTACTTATTTTGGTGCTATTCTAGGAGCAATTGCTGGTGGTATTACTGCTTTTGTACATTTTGGAGACAACCCTACTTTTATGGCTTTAGGTATTGCTGCAGTATATGGTATAACCGGATTGGGTACCAATTGGATTGCCATAAAAATGATATTCCGTCCATACCGTCCAAAATATCTTTTTGGATTACAGTTGCCTTTTACTCCAAGTGTAATCTCTAGCAACCAATCTAAGTTTGCTCAGAATATGGGTGATTTTGTTGGTCAGCAACTACTCAACGAGGAATCTATAGGATCTGATATTGAAGAAAAATTAGCTTCTCTGAAAACTTCAATTTTCAATACGTTTGTCGAGAGCGATTATAAAACTGTAGATACATTATTAGATACGGAGAAAAAGAATATCAGTAAAAAAATTAGTAAACTGATTGCTCAAGAACTGTTTGCACATCGATACGACTATGCTAAAAAGGCGATCACAGTCTTAGATAAAGAAATTGATGACCTCACTGATATTGACATTATCACTCTAGAAAATACACTTACTAACCTGTCTCAGAAAGAGATTGTTTACACCACTTTATCAAATTATCTAACTGCAAGAGTTATACGTCTGTTAAAAGATGATCTCATGCTAATGGATGCACTTCCAGATAAATTTATTGAGCAAATATTTGAAGGAGTTCGCGAAATTCTAAATCGACAAATTTATAAAACAAATCAGTGGATTCAAAACGATCAACTTTTTGATGAACTCAAAATTATTTTTAGAGATAAGTTGATGAATTATCGATCAAAAACACTCGATGATATCGCTCTATTTTCTGAAAATAAAGAGAAAATCAAATATAAAGTTTGGGACTTTATGAATGATTCTATTCATAATTCTGAATTCCAAGAAAAGGTATTCCGTTTAATTGAAAGAGAGATTCATAAATACTCAGAAAAAGACCTTCCTATTCGCGATCTCTTTGGAGGTAGACCTTATGCTTTACTTCAGGAACAAAGCATTGAGATGATTGACCAACTGATGGAAAAAATTATTGGCCGAATCAGAAAGAATGATGAAGAATATGCGAATAAGGTGTATAATAAAGCAAGAAACAAACAACCTTTAGCTGTCCTGTATGAGGGAATTATCAAGAAGACTACTAAGGATTTAGTAAATAACAAAATCCCAGAATTATTAATTAAAGGACTTCCGGATATCACTCAAAAAGTACAAAATAAGATTTCCATCATCGCTAAAGAAACAAAAGTAAAAGAGCTAGAAATCAGCATTCAAAATGAAGCTTTAAAAGACACAGTGAAGAGCTTGGTTAAAAACCAGCGATTAACTACCTCTATTCAGTATGTTCTAAATCGTATAGTGGACGAGGTCTTTAAAACTAAAATTGAAGATATACTTAATGTAGGAGATGTTACTGAAGGAGAATTGTATGATTCATTAAGTAGAAATTTAGCTCCAGAAATAGAAATAGTCAGAAAACATTTAGATGTTCAATTATCTGATAATCAAAAAACAGCTTTAATCGTTAATGATTTGCTTGTAATGATTATCGATATTTTCAACAAAATTGTATTGACCAAGAAGGTGAAGGACATTTTTGAAGGTGTAGATGAACACAATTTAGAACTTGGTATTCAGGACACTTTCAACCTTCTACTCAACTCAAGATCATTCCAAAAACTTACTTCACAATTGGCCTCAACTTTGGCTCAGGATATAGGTAGTAAGGGTATGCATCAAATATTTGATAAACAACAATTGCTACATGATTTAGAAAGAGGAATTTATCATTCCTTAGAAAACCATAAGATACAAGAGCAAATTCGAGATATCACAGGTGGATTATCCCATATCATCTTGGATAATTTCAATCATTCACTAAAAAGAGAAACGAAAGATTATTTATTGAATAAGATGTTAGACGGTTTAATGAAGTCGGCTATACCACATTCAAGTAAATTAATCCAAAAAATTGACTTTAAAGGCATTGTTGTCAAAGAGATCAATATGATGGATCCTCAAAAAATTGAGGAGTTATTTTATGGCTTTGCAGGCATGTATTTTAACCGTTTAATTATTTATGGTTTTATACTTGGTCTTCCTATTGGTGCCATGTTAGATTTTGGCTTAATTCAATTGGTAAGTTTCCTATTAAAAGACTAA
- a CDS encoding MFS transporter, with the protein MSETLDKNVLENSTKQKNHTGPFLIMVGLMFIVGFLTVVNQQFQAPLKEALLSEAGDIENTLATFITFAFFMGYPTMGNIASRWVDTKGHKTTLIRGLIMLVVALGIEALSAQFADLPSIAFGENKVPQAFFIFLVGSYGLGCALAVLQTVINPFLAVCQVPGTSSVTRLSIAGAANSIGTTIAPFFVASIIFGGVTPEVAQILLPLSILMIVVAVVAGVLGKLELPNPMAAEGDEETIDVSKLTKSVWSFRHLTLGVVAIFVYVGAEVAVGSNIVLHAKTLGLEDITVNLLFTEFTMEAHALMATLYWGSMLVGRLFGSGLAKIPGQTQLLFTAGIALVLTAFGMFTEQLWLLVGIGLMHSIMWGAIFALAIDKLGPYTSKGSGALMIGVAGGAILPWIQGISADALGGSWQWTWVIVILCEAYLVYYALVGYKPQESAE; encoded by the coding sequence ATGAGTGAAACATTAGATAAAAACGTTTTGGAAAATTCTACAAAGCAAAAGAATCATACGGGACCATTCCTTATAATGGTAGGCCTTATGTTTATTGTTGGTTTTTTAACTGTAGTTAACCAACAATTTCAAGCACCACTAAAAGAAGCATTATTATCTGAAGCTGGTGACATTGAAAACACTTTAGCAACGTTTATTACGTTCGCATTCTTTATGGGATATCCAACTATGGGTAACATTGCCTCTAGATGGGTAGATACAAAAGGACACAAAACAACATTGATCAGAGGTCTGATTATGTTGGTAGTTGCTTTAGGTATTGAAGCTTTATCAGCTCAATTTGCTGATCTTCCAAGTATTGCTTTTGGCGAAAATAAAGTACCTCAAGCGTTCTTTATTTTCTTAGTAGGTTCTTATGGCTTAGGTTGTGCTTTAGCAGTTTTACAAACAGTTATTAACCCATTCTTGGCTGTATGTCAAGTACCAGGGACATCTTCTGTTACTCGTTTAAGTATTGCAGGTGCGGCAAATTCGATTGGTACTACAATTGCACCTTTCTTTGTGGCAAGTATTATTTTTGGAGGTGTAACTCCTGAGGTTGCTCAAATTTTACTTCCACTTTCGATCTTAATGATTGTTGTAGCGGTAGTTGCAGGTGTTTTAGGTAAATTAGAGTTACCAAACCCAATGGCTGCTGAAGGTGATGAGGAAACTATTGATGTTTCTAAATTAACGAAATCAGTTTGGAGTTTTAGACACTTAACTTTAGGGGTAGTTGCGATATTTGTTTACGTTGGAGCAGAGGTAGCAGTAGGTTCAAACATTGTACTTCATGCAAAAACATTAGGTTTAGAAGATATTACAGTAAACTTATTATTTACTGAGTTTACTATGGAAGCACATGCATTAATGGCAACATTATACTGGGGTTCTATGTTAGTTGGACGTTTATTCGGATCTGGTTTAGCAAAAATTCCAGGTCAAACACAGTTGTTATTCACAGCAGGTATCGCTTTAGTGCTAACTGCATTTGGTATGTTTACTGAGCAACTTTGGTTATTGGTTGGTATTGGTTTAATGCACTCTATTATGTGGGGAGCGATCTTCGCTTTAGCAATTGATAAATTAGGACCATATACTTCAAAAGGTTCTGGTGCATTAATGATTGGTGTTGCAGGTGGTGCAATCCTTCCTTGGATTCAAGGTATTAGTGCAGATGCATTAGGAGGAAGCTGGCAATGGACATGGGTAATCGTTATCCTTTGTGAGGCTTACCTTGTTTACTATGCGTTGGTTGGTTACAAACCACAAGAATCTGCTGAATAA
- a CDS encoding response regulator → MKKHRVLLVDDHSVIRHGIRSYFKNLEDFDVVAEADCGERAFNALNSMDVDLIFMDISMKEMDGISATKKIKELFPEIKVIALSMMMDSSYIRNMIDAGADGYLFKDCKEEEILKAARSVMDGDSYYCSSATKNIISSYKDHKTNEASVNDPHLILTPREKEVLRLIIDQKSNKEISEELFISLRTVDAHKRNLLEKTGQRNVAGLVMYAIKHKLFDDIKV, encoded by the coding sequence ATGAAAAAGCATAGAGTACTATTAGTGGATGACCATAGTGTTATTAGACACGGTATCCGATCATACTTTAAAAACTTAGAAGATTTTGATGTTGTAGCTGAAGCCGATTGCGGAGAAAGAGCGTTCAATGCACTAAATTCTATGGATGTCGATTTGATCTTTATGGATATAAGCATGAAAGAAATGGATGGTATTTCTGCTACTAAAAAAATAAAGGAATTATTTCCCGAAATCAAAGTGATCGCATTAAGTATGATGATGGACAGTAGCTACATTAGAAATATGATTGATGCTGGTGCAGATGGCTATTTATTCAAAGACTGTAAGGAAGAGGAAATTTTAAAAGCGGCAAGATCTGTGATGGACGGAGACAGTTACTATTGTTCCTCTGCCACCAAAAATATTATTAGTAGTTATAAAGATCATAAAACCAATGAAGCAAGTGTCAACGATCCTCATTTGATTCTCACTCCTCGCGAAAAAGAAGTTTTACGATTAATCATTGATCAAAAATCGAATAAAGAAATATCTGAAGAATTGTTCATTTCCCTCAGAACTGTAGATGCCCATAAACGTAACTTACTTGAAAAAACAGGGCAAAGAAATGTAGCCGGTTTAGTGATGTATGCCATTAAACACAAGCTATTTGATGACATCAAAGTGTAA
- a CDS encoding sensor histidine kinase produces the protein MTTFNNTISLNLNDPSLHQLIVDKLLHFAILDGIGTILDSNHYFDLKKNKNSIHSFFDFSKEKNKTPNALLKRTESWIGQIHCKITHRKHAVLITKIDSNYLWISFPTKNKKEVNHHKEVLELRSKIIQLTAKEKKLHALIQAQALPQLINNDKSLLSDLPLEQDFSTQDTQAIYDNEERQRLSIQASKEGLWDWNHLTRKVFYSKAFFNMLGYDQPSKEKDITTLLSMIHQEDRVIVMKALQRDILVKDGFQLTFKMIDNEGNLIWTLLKTAVQRDINGKVTRVIGKHSDITSIKSQSENIQKAVIDTEDKERERFAKEIHDGMGQTLTASLYLLDEFIKNSETINSEENKQLCNIREKVREAIKEGRNIAHNIMPTSIEERGLCGSIEKIANYYKDISDKSLYFFHKYDQKSLSLSKQLLLLRVTQEAITNSFKHGKADNVNISIIQDIDLLQITIEDNGTGFNVEEILNEVKKSGLGLQNMKQRVSSIGGKIHFESSSNYGTCILIEVPIFTN, from the coding sequence ATGACTACATTTAATAATACTATCTCTTTAAATCTCAACGACCCTTCATTGCATCAATTAATAGTAGATAAACTATTACATTTTGCAATTTTAGATGGGATAGGCACAATTCTCGACTCCAATCATTATTTCGACCTTAAAAAGAATAAAAATAGCATTCACTCATTTTTTGATTTTAGTAAAGAAAAAAATAAGACTCCTAATGCATTATTAAAACGAACAGAATCGTGGATTGGTCAAATACATTGCAAAATTACACATAGAAAACACGCTGTACTTATCACAAAAATTGATTCAAATTACCTTTGGATTTCTTTTCCTACCAAAAATAAAAAAGAGGTAAACCATCATAAAGAAGTCTTAGAACTGAGGTCAAAAATCATTCAACTTACTGCAAAAGAAAAAAAGCTCCACGCCCTAATTCAAGCCCAAGCACTACCACAGTTGATAAATAACGACAAATCTTTATTATCTGATCTACCTTTGGAACAAGATTTTTCTACTCAAGATACACAAGCTATCTATGATAATGAAGAAAGACAAAGATTGTCGATACAGGCCTCTAAAGAGGGATTATGGGATTGGAACCACCTTACCAGAAAAGTATTTTACTCTAAAGCATTTTTTAATATGTTAGGGTATGATCAACCATCAAAAGAAAAAGATATCACCACCTTATTGTCTATGATTCATCAGGAGGATAGAGTCATAGTAATGAAAGCTTTACAAAGAGATATTCTTGTCAAAGATGGATTTCAGCTCACTTTTAAAATGATTGATAATGAAGGAAATCTTATATGGACCTTATTAAAAACAGCTGTTCAAAGAGATATCAATGGAAAAGTGACTAGAGTAATCGGGAAACATTCTGATATAACGAGTATAAAAAGTCAGTCTGAAAATATACAAAAAGCAGTAATTGATACTGAAGACAAAGAAAGAGAACGGTTTGCAAAAGAGATTCATGATGGTATGGGACAAACATTAACGGCTTCCTTGTATCTATTGGATGAGTTCATAAAAAATTCAGAGACGATCAACTCAGAGGAAAATAAACAACTCTGCAACATAAGAGAAAAGGTAAGAGAAGCCATCAAGGAAGGAAGAAATATTGCCCACAACATTATGCCCACCTCTATTGAAGAAAGAGGATTATGTGGTTCTATTGAAAAGATTGCAAATTATTACAAGGATATAAGCGACAAAAGTTTGTACTTTTTCCATAAGTATGATCAAAAATCTTTATCCCTTTCCAAACAACTATTGTTATTGAGAGTCACTCAAGAAGCAATTACCAATTCTTTTAAACATGGTAAAGCTGACAATGTCAATATCTCGATAATTCAAGATATTGATTTGTTACAGATCACTATTGAAGATAATGGCACTGGTTTTAATGTTGAAGAGATATTAAACGAAGTAAAAAAATCCGGTTTAGGATTACAAAATATGAAACAAAGAGTGAGTTCGATTGGTGGAAAAATACACTTTGAATCTTCCTCTAATTATGGTACTTGTATTCTAATTGAAGTACCAATTTTCACGAATTAA
- the apaG gene encoding Co2+/Mg2+ efflux protein ApaG: protein MEVAITEGIKVTVDNYYMPEYSVPDKRHYVFGYKIKIENLSAYTVQLLRRNWEIFDIVGDKREVIKGDGVIGQTPIIDPGEFFEYVSGCHFISPIGKMKGTYEMKKVTESTLFDVEIPEFTLQPKFSIN from the coding sequence ATGGAAGTTGCTATTACAGAAGGAATAAAGGTTACAGTAGATAATTATTATATGCCCGAATACTCGGTACCCGATAAAAGGCATTATGTTTTTGGATATAAGATTAAAATTGAAAATTTAAGTGCGTACACGGTTCAGTTATTAAGACGCAATTGGGAAATTTTTGATATTGTCGGCGATAAACGTGAGGTAATAAAAGGTGATGGTGTAATTGGCCAAACCCCTATTATAGATCCGGGTGAATTCTTTGAATACGTATCAGGTTGTCATTTTATCTCACCAATAGGTAAAATGAAAGGAACTTATGAAATGAAAAAAGTAACAGAATCCACTCTTTTTGATGTCGAAATACCTGAATTCACATTACAGCCAAAATTTTCAATTAACTAG
- a CDS encoding MarR family winged helix-turn-helix transcriptional regulator, protein MDFYQSAGSLVIGSRLKRLGEKFLQEVSKVYVRQGIDFDPAWFPFFYLLDQNKTMSLREISDQLGVSHSAVSQLATALIKKGHLQMEKCEIDRRRRIIQLTDQGNALLQKSKPIWKALQETMKEVSELGDQQLLKELTVLENSLKEENLSDRVISKL, encoded by the coding sequence ATGGATTTTTATCAATCAGCAGGTAGCCTTGTTATAGGAAGCCGTTTAAAAAGGTTAGGAGAAAAATTTCTCCAGGAAGTAAGTAAGGTATATGTACGTCAAGGAATTGATTTTGATCCTGCTTGGTTCCCATTTTTTTATCTTTTGGACCAAAATAAAACGATGTCTCTAAGGGAGATATCAGATCAGTTAGGAGTAAGTCATTCTGCTGTTTCACAATTAGCTACTGCCTTAATTAAAAAGGGGCATCTTCAAATGGAAAAATGTGAAATAGATAGAAGACGAAGAATTATCCAACTTACTGATCAAGGAAATGCATTGTTACAGAAGTCAAAACCTATTTGGAAGGCACTTCAGGAAACAATGAAAGAGGTATCTGAATTAGGAGATCAGCAATTATTAAAAGAACTGACAGTATTAGAAAACTCTTTAAAAGAAGAAAATCTTTCTGATAGAGTCATCAGTAAATTATAA
- the hutH gene encoding histidine ammonia-lyase, with product MKKFNYGIDRLTVNIALDIARGNIQGVLNAKAKERVLKSQADVQEIVTKGDVVYGVNTGFGPLCTTTISEKDTSTLQHKILQSHSVGVGEVIPKETSKLMLITKAHALAQGFSGISLTTLERIIWHIDKDVVPTVPEKGSVGASGDLAPLSHLCLPLIGLGEVYQEDGSKSLALDALKRLGVKPLTLGPKEGLALINGTQFILSHAVKVVERLANALDTADVIGAMSLEGLMGSSRPFEPELHAIRAYKGTQLVATRLREMLNGSEILASHVDCDRVQDPYSLRCMPQVHGASRNAWLHLKELVEVELNSVTDNPIILDADNAISGGNFHGQPLALPLDYAGVAASEIGNIADRRCYMMIEGRFGLPKLLMEDVGLNSGFMIPQYTSAALVTENKTLCFPASADSVPTSLGQEDHVSMGSISGRKTLKIIENLEQILAVELLYAAQALDFRRPLKSSPIIEATHSYVRERVSHADQDRVLAYDIAAMHSIVKSGALVDIANKVAKVEKIDLNGDFKEEFKF from the coding sequence ATGAAAAAATTTAATTATGGTATTGACCGTTTAACGGTAAATATCGCTTTGGATATTGCACGAGGAAATATCCAAGGAGTTTTAAATGCAAAAGCAAAAGAGAGAGTATTAAAGTCCCAAGCGGATGTACAAGAGATTGTCACAAAAGGGGATGTTGTGTATGGAGTGAATACAGGTTTTGGTCCACTTTGTACAACAACAATTTCTGAAAAAGATACCTCTACATTACAGCATAAAATCCTACAAAGTCATAGTGTAGGAGTAGGGGAAGTTATTCCTAAAGAAACATCTAAATTGATGTTGATTACAAAAGCACATGCTCTAGCTCAAGGATTTTCTGGTATTTCATTGACTACTTTAGAAAGAATCATTTGGCACATTGATAAGGATGTTGTTCCAACAGTTCCAGAAAAAGGTTCGGTAGGGGCATCAGGAGATTTGGCTCCATTATCTCATTTGTGTTTACCATTAATTGGTTTAGGTGAAGTATATCAAGAAGATGGTTCAAAGTCTTTGGCTTTGGATGCTTTAAAAAGATTAGGAGTAAAACCACTTACTTTAGGACCAAAAGAGGGCTTGGCTTTAATCAATGGAACACAGTTCATTTTATCACATGCTGTTAAAGTAGTAGAAAGATTAGCCAACGCCTTAGATACGGCTGACGTAATCGGAGCAATGTCATTAGAAGGTTTAATGGGTTCTTCTAGACCTTTCGAACCTGAATTACATGCTATCCGTGCTTATAAAGGAACTCAATTAGTAGCAACTCGACTTAGAGAAATGCTAAATGGTTCAGAGATTTTGGCATCACATGTAGATTGTGACCGTGTTCAAGATCCCTATTCTTTAAGATGCATGCCACAAGTGCATGGAGCTTCTAGAAATGCTTGGTTACATTTAAAAGAATTAGTAGAAGTTGAACTGAACTCAGTAACAGATAACCCTATCATTTTAGATGCAGATAATGCGATTTCAGGAGGTAATTTCCATGGTCAGCCATTGGCACTTCCATTGGATTATGCAGGTGTTGCAGCATCAGAAATTGGAAATATTGCCGATCGTAGATGTTATATGATGATCGAAGGACGTTTCGGTTTGCCAAAATTATTAATGGAAGATGTTGGATTGAATTCTGGGTTCATGATTCCTCAATATACATCAGCTGCTTTGGTTACAGAGAATAAAACACTTTGTTTCCCTGCGTCGGCAGATAGTGTTCCAACTTCACTAGGTCAGGAAGATCATGTTTCAATGGGATCAATATCAGGAAGAAAAACATTGAAAATTATCGAAAACCTAGAGCAGATTTTAGCTGTAGAATTACTTTATGCAGCTCAAGCATTGGATTTCCGTCGTCCATTAAAATCATCACCTATTATAGAAGCAACACATTCATATGTAAGAGAAAGAGTATCGCACGCTGATCAAGATAGAGTATTGGCCTATGATATTGCAGCTATGCATAGCATTGTGAAAAGTGGAGCATTGGTGGATATAGCGAATAAAGTAGCTAAAGTCGAAAAAATCGACTTAAACGGGGATTTTAAAGAAGAATTCAAATTCTAA